The window CCTGAAGTTCTGGAACGCAGCGGCGCAACGCTGGTCGAAGTCGGGACCACGAACCGCGTGCGGCTTTCGGACTACGAGCATGCGGTCTCCCCGCGAACGGCGATGTTCTTGCGCTCACACGCTTCGAACTTTCGCATCGAAGGCTTCGTCGAAGACGTCGCGGTTAACGAGCTCGCGAATCTTGGGCGCCGCGTCGGCGTTCCGGTCGTTGAAGATCTTGGCAGCGGCGCGCTCGTTGATTTGCGCGGATTCGGCCTCGCGCACGAGCGGACCGTCCCCGAAGCGATTGCGGACGGCTGCGCCCTCGTAGCGTTTTCAGGCGACAAGCTGTTGGGTGGACCGCAAGCCGGAATCATCGTCGGCCGGAGCGCGATGCTCGCGCGCCTGCGCGCCGATCCGTTGATGCGCGCGCTGCGCGTCGATAAAGGGACGCTGGCGGCTCTGGGCGCGACGCTGCGACTGTACCTCTCGCCGCAAACCGTAACCCGCGTGCCGATCTACGGCATGCTTGCGGCCACACTCGATGAGCTGCGTACGCGCGCTTCGGCCCTTGCGAAGCGCATTGATTCGTCCCTCAAACCTCGGGTCGTCGACTCGGAAGCCTACGCCGGCGGCGGCTCGTTGCCGGGAGAGACGATTCCGTCGGTCGCGCTCGAGCTTGCGCCCGCGGATCTCGACGGGTTTGCACGGCGTGCGCGTACTGGGACGCCGTCGCTGGTTGCGCGTACTGAAGCTGCGCGCTACTTGATCGATCTGCGTACGATCCCCGCGAGCGGCGACGAAGACGTGCTTGCG of the Candidatus Baltobacteraceae bacterium genome contains:
- the selA gene encoding L-seryl-tRNA(Sec) selenium transferase gives rise to the protein MPAVHRLTADPLLARYAASLGAGTVKRAIERELDSSRTLALREDQAPSYDAIRDAVARMLAHQALEGLVPVLNGTGIVLHTNLGRAPLAPEALDAIAQIAGGYSNLEFDLESGHRGSRYARSRDLIRETTGAEDGLVVNNCAAAMLLILQTLACGREVIVARNGLVEIGGGFRLPEVLERSGATLVEVGTTNRVRLSDYEHAVSPRTAMFLRSHASNFRIEGFVEDVAVNELANLGRRVGVPVVEDLGSGALVDLRGFGLAHERTVPEAIADGCALVAFSGDKLLGGPQAGIIVGRSAMLARLRADPLMRALRVDKGTLAALGATLRLYLSPQTVTRVPIYGMLAATLDELRTRASALAKRIDSSLKPRVVDSEAYAGGGSLPGETIPSVALELAPADLDGFARRARTGTPSLVARTEAARYLIDLRTIPASGDEDVLAAVERSRAS